From Longimicrobium sp., a single genomic window includes:
- a CDS encoding ABC transporter ATP-binding protein has translation MSAEPGPPPAGRVRALAAELWRLDPRGTAGALALSLASAAFEAAGVVMLVPLLTAVGLPAPAGSAAGIARVAHRALAFFGLRPTLLPVLALFVAVTTAQALTYRAQGLAALRLELEVALRIRRRLYAAVAGARWLHFTRTRSSDLLQALTLECDRAAHAASYLLSIATYALVSLAYFALALRVSAGASLVAAASGVLLMAALRGYSRSVRRQGEGLSRAHGEMTAAATEHLQSMKTVKSYGAEERNVALFGAAAQHAADVQQRASRLYADSRALFTVGSALLLGLVTWVSVALLELPGTATLVLAFIFFRLVPRLQNLQQQHQMLVHDLPSYELVTRRIAALEAERERLSAGVPVHTLAEGIRFEGVTFAYPAVGRDAVSGVDLWIPARRTTAIVGPSGSGKTTVADLVMGLVPPASGRVVVDERVLDEGWMRGWREGIGYVAQDTVLFHDTVRQNLLWAHPDAAEEELREALRQAAADGFVAALPQGMETVIGDRGVRLSGGERQRLALARALLRRPALLILDEATSALDTENERRIRDAIAALQGRVTILLITHRLSSVRDADAIHVMEAGRLVESGAWAELMARPAGRFRALWRSQEAEAQDPGS, from the coding sequence ATGAGCGCCGAGCCCGGGCCGCCGCCGGCCGGAAGGGTGCGCGCGCTGGCGGCCGAGCTCTGGCGGCTGGACCCGCGGGGCACCGCGGGCGCGCTGGCGCTGTCGCTGGCCTCCGCCGCCTTCGAGGCCGCGGGCGTGGTGATGCTGGTGCCACTGCTCACCGCCGTCGGCCTTCCCGCGCCCGCCGGCTCGGCGGCGGGGATCGCCCGGGTGGCGCACCGCGCGCTGGCGTTCTTCGGGCTGCGGCCGACGCTCCTCCCCGTGCTGGCCCTCTTCGTCGCCGTCACCACCGCGCAGGCGCTGACCTACCGCGCGCAAGGGCTGGCGGCGCTGCGGCTGGAGCTGGAGGTGGCGCTCCGCATCCGCCGCCGGCTGTACGCGGCCGTTGCCGGAGCGCGCTGGCTGCACTTCACCCGCACGCGCTCGTCGGACCTGCTGCAGGCGCTCACGCTGGAATGCGACCGGGCGGCGCACGCGGCCTCGTACCTCCTCTCCATCGCCACCTACGCGCTGGTCTCGCTCGCGTACTTCGCGCTGGCGCTGCGCGTCTCCGCGGGCGCGTCGCTGGTGGCCGCGGCGTCGGGGGTGCTGCTGATGGCGGCGCTGCGCGGCTACTCGCGCTCCGTGCGCCGCCAGGGCGAGGGGCTGTCGCGCGCGCACGGCGAGATGACGGCGGCGGCGACCGAGCACCTGCAGAGCATGAAGACGGTGAAGAGCTACGGCGCCGAGGAGCGCAACGTGGCCCTCTTCGGTGCCGCCGCGCAGCACGCGGCCGACGTGCAGCAGCGCGCCAGCCGCCTGTATGCGGACTCGCGCGCGCTATTCACCGTGGGCTCGGCGCTGCTGCTGGGGCTCGTGACCTGGGTCTCCGTGGCGCTGCTGGAGCTCCCCGGAACGGCCACGCTGGTGCTGGCCTTCATCTTCTTCCGCCTCGTCCCCCGGCTGCAGAACCTGCAGCAGCAGCACCAGATGCTGGTGCACGACCTCCCCTCGTACGAGCTCGTCACGCGCCGCATCGCCGCGCTGGAGGCGGAGCGCGAGCGCCTCTCCGCCGGCGTGCCCGTGCACACGCTGGCCGAAGGGATCCGCTTCGAGGGCGTCACCTTCGCCTACCCCGCGGTGGGGCGCGACGCCGTCTCGGGGGTGGACCTGTGGATCCCCGCGCGGCGCACGACCGCCATCGTGGGGCCCAGCGGCTCGGGGAAGACGACGGTGGCCGACCTGGTGATGGGGCTCGTCCCGCCCGCGTCCGGCCGCGTCGTCGTCGACGAGCGGGTGCTGGACGAGGGATGGATGCGGGGGTGGCGCGAGGGGATCGGGTACGTGGCGCAGGACACCGTGCTCTTCCACGACACCGTCCGCCAGAACCTGCTCTGGGCGCACCCGGACGCGGCCGAAGAGGAGCTGCGCGAGGCGCTGCGGCAGGCTGCGGCGGACGGCTTCGTCGCCGCGCTGCCGCAGGGAATGGAGACGGTGATCGGCGACCGCGGCGTGCGCCTGTCCGGCGGCGAGCGGCAGCGGCTGGCGCTGGCCCGCGCGCTCCTGCGCCGCCCCGCGCTGCTCATCCTCGACGAGGCCACCAGCGCGCTCGACACCGAGAACGAGCGCCGCATCCGCGACGCCATCGCCGCGCTGCAGGGGCGGGTCACCATCCTGCTGATCACCCACCGC
- a CDS encoding 50S ribosomal protein L11 methyltransferase — MAETTYSIVSYGRMLADRTRLEPYCRALEALVRPGSVVLDIGTGTGFFALLAAKLGARKVYGIDPTDLVRVARELAAENGVADRVEFIQDVSTRVTLPERADVIVSDLRGILPPFQEIVGTMADARTRLLAPGGALVPRMDVLMAAPLEAEELWNDLAGPAEVMGITLGAARRLAVNQWLRSTFDPAQMLGEAREWARMDYRSITSADVAGGAEWTAARAGTAHGLGVWFRAELADGIGFDSGPGNTSIYQTAFFPFPEPVVLAEGERVRAELQARHLGGEYMWFWNTEIQREGQPPLSFRQSTFFASTPSLDRLRKRADSFVPHLHGDGEIGAFILAAMDGGASTGEIARAVMERFPGRFESWEAALARVGTFSEQFAE; from the coding sequence ATGGCTGAGACGACGTACAGCATCGTCAGCTATGGCCGCATGCTGGCGGACCGCACGCGCCTGGAGCCGTACTGCCGCGCGCTCGAGGCGCTCGTCCGCCCCGGCTCCGTGGTGCTCGACATCGGCACGGGGACGGGGTTCTTCGCGCTCCTCGCGGCGAAGCTGGGCGCGCGGAAGGTATACGGCATCGACCCGACCGACCTCGTCCGCGTTGCGCGCGAGTTGGCGGCGGAGAACGGCGTGGCGGACCGCGTGGAGTTCATCCAGGACGTCTCCACGCGCGTGACCCTTCCGGAGCGCGCCGACGTGATCGTCTCCGACCTGCGTGGCATCCTCCCCCCGTTCCAGGAGATCGTGGGGACGATGGCGGACGCGCGGACCCGATTGCTGGCGCCCGGTGGCGCGCTCGTGCCGCGGATGGACGTTCTCATGGCCGCGCCGCTGGAAGCGGAGGAGCTCTGGAACGACCTCGCCGGGCCGGCGGAGGTGATGGGGATCACCCTGGGCGCGGCGCGGCGGTTGGCGGTAAACCAGTGGCTGCGCAGCACCTTCGACCCCGCGCAGATGCTGGGCGAGGCGCGCGAGTGGGCGAGGATGGACTACCGTTCGATCACCAGCGCGGACGTCGCCGGCGGCGCGGAATGGACGGCCGCGCGCGCGGGGACAGCGCACGGGCTGGGCGTGTGGTTCCGCGCCGAACTGGCGGACGGGATCGGCTTCGACTCGGGGCCGGGGAACACCAGCATCTACCAGACGGCGTTCTTCCCCTTCCCCGAGCCCGTCGTCCTGGCGGAGGGCGAGCGCGTGCGCGCCGAGCTGCAGGCGCGCCACCTGGGCGGCGAGTACATGTGGTTCTGGAACACGGAGATACAGCGGGAGGGCCAGCCCCCGCTCTCCTTCCGCCAGTCGACCTTCTTCGCCAGCACGCCCTCGCTCGACCGGCTGCGTAAGCGCGCCGATTCCTTCGTCCCGCACCTGCACGGCGATGGCGAGATCGGCGCGTTCATCCTCGCGGCCATGGACGGCGGCGCGAGCACGGGCGAGATCGCGCGCGCGGTGATGGAGCGCTTCCCGGGGCGATTCGAGAGCTGGGAGGCGGCGCTGGCGCGCGTGGGCACCTTCTCCGAGCAGTTCGCGGAGTGA
- a CDS encoding nucleotidyltransferase family protein, with translation MAIDERTGIDVAPLALTARGVLLRAAALADPREVDALAATEIDWPRLFDLAARHRMIPLLYRYLADAPLPAEAMAELRARNRAEVHRALSLAAELRRLSAALEDAGVPALAYKGPALAVQAYGDLALRGFIDLDLLVLPGDVPRALEVLAAAGYEPALDLTPAQERYFRRVDGDYQLLHRDTGRLVELHARVSSERFCMPIETEMLMRRAQSVPVGGAPVRTLADEDAVLVACVHGAKHRWKRLEWLAALAALLRGGTDPAAVLARAAEVRARRTTLLGLALARRLVDAPLPPAVAREIEADAHLPELVDEAERRMLDDGAEGEETVANLRFNLRARDDAADRARYVGRWLFGPSPEDWRWARLPDALFPLYRVLRPVRLLLRHARRGG, from the coding sequence ATGGCGATCGACGAGCGGACGGGCATAGACGTGGCGCCATTGGCGCTCACCGCGCGCGGCGTGCTCCTTCGCGCCGCCGCGCTGGCCGACCCGCGCGAGGTGGACGCACTCGCCGCGACGGAGATCGACTGGCCGCGGCTGTTCGACCTCGCCGCTCGCCACCGGATGATCCCGCTGCTCTACCGCTACCTGGCCGACGCGCCGCTCCCCGCGGAGGCGATGGCGGAGCTGCGCGCCCGCAACCGCGCGGAGGTGCATCGCGCGCTCTCGCTGGCCGCGGAGCTGCGGCGGCTGTCGGCAGCACTGGAGGACGCGGGCGTTCCCGCGCTGGCGTACAAGGGACCCGCGCTGGCCGTGCAGGCGTACGGCGATCTCGCGCTCCGTGGCTTCATCGACCTCGATCTCCTCGTCCTTCCCGGCGACGTCCCCCGCGCGCTGGAGGTGCTCGCGGCGGCCGGATACGAGCCGGCGCTCGACCTCACCCCCGCGCAGGAGCGCTACTTCCGGCGCGTCGATGGGGACTACCAGCTTCTCCATCGCGACACCGGACGCCTGGTGGAGCTGCACGCGCGTGTGTCGTCGGAGCGCTTCTGCATGCCGATCGAGACGGAGATGCTGATGCGGCGCGCCCAATCCGTCCCCGTCGGCGGCGCGCCCGTGCGGACGCTGGCCGACGAGGATGCCGTGCTGGTGGCCTGCGTGCACGGGGCGAAGCATCGCTGGAAGCGGCTGGAGTGGCTGGCCGCGCTCGCCGCACTCCTTCGCGGCGGGACCGACCCGGCGGCCGTGCTCGCGCGCGCGGCGGAGGTGCGCGCGCGGCGCACGACCCTGCTCGGGCTCGCGCTCGCGCGGCGCCTGGTGGACGCGCCGTTGCCGCCCGCGGTGGCGCGGGAGATCGAAGCCGACGCGCATCTCCCCGAGCTCGTCGACGAGGCGGAGCGGCGGATGCTCGACGATGGGGCGGAGGGCGAGGAGACGGTGGCGAACCTGCGCTTCAACCTCCGCGCGCGCGACGACGCGGCGGACCGGGCGCGATACGTGGGACGCTGGCTCTTCGGCCCGTCGCCGGAGGACTGGCGCTGGGCCCGTCTCCCCGACGCGCTCTTTCCCCTCTACCGCGTGCTGCGGCCGGTGCGGCTCCTGCTGCGCCACGCGAGGCGCGGCGGATGA